The DNA region AAGAGATGCTCCGGGAAGGGGATACAGCGAGGTACAATGCAGGCATCATCGCGTTCAACAAAGATGCCGCAGCCTACAACACCGCCCTGCAGGCCCACGACAGAGAGAAGAAACGGCTCGACGAGGCCCTGGAGGCCTCGGCCTATATTCTCGGCCACCGATCTGATCGGGCCGCGACCTATCGGTGGCTCCGCGACCGTCCCCTGGCTCAGACCACGATGCAGACAGGGGAGGGGCCTGAAGCGGGCATATCCTGAGAAGGAGTCTTCCTCGCCAGAAAGGCGGCCTTCGAGATCTGGTTCCTCCTCTGAACGGCCGGATAGGCCTGTGCACGCTCGGCGATCGCGGAGAAGGTTATGTCTGTCATGGTCAGGGGGTCGGCAGGGGGGTATTCAATGCCTGGCCGGGCGGGGGGTGAAAGTGACGGCCATGCCGATAACTGTTTATTCCCATTTTCTGATATACTCTGGAGGGATATTCATGCTCAAGATTGAGAACCTGAAGGTCAAGATCGGGGACCGCGAGGTCCTGCACGGGATAGACCTCCAGATCAACGACGGGGAGACGCATGTCCTGATGGGCCCGAACGGTTCAGGCAAGAGCACCCTGTTACTGACGATCATGGGGTTCGGCAACTACCAGGTGACCGGGGGGAGGATCCTCTACAATGACAGGGACATCACCCACATGCCCGTCCATGAGCGTGCAAAACTGGGGATAGGCATGCTCTTCCAGCGGCCGCCGACGATCTCCGGCCTCAAGCTCGGCAAACTCCTCACCGCTGTCGCGGGCGGCAAGACCGGCGACATCCCGGGATATGCCAGGTCTGTGAACATGGAGGGGTTCCTTGAGCGGGACATCAACAAGGGCTTCTCGGGTGGGGAGATCAAGCGGAGCGAGGTGCTCCAGCTGATGGTCCAGAGGCCCGACTTCGTCATGGCCGACGAGCCGGAAAGCGGCGTCGACCTGGAGAACATCTCCCTGATGGGCAACTCCATCGCCCGGCTCCTCCAGAAAGACCTGCACATCATGAACCGCCAGAAGAGCGGTCTTATCATCACCCACACCGGCCATATCCTCAACTATATCGAGGCCGACTTCGGCCATGTG from Methanofollis sp. includes:
- a CDS encoding ABC transporter ATP-binding protein encodes the protein MLKIENLKVKIGDREVLHGIDLQINDGETHVLMGPNGSGKSTLLLTIMGFGNYQVTGGRILYNDRDITHMPVHERAKLGIGMLFQRPPTISGLKLGKLLTAVAGGKTGDIPGYARSVNMEGFLERDINKGFSGGEIKRSEVLQLMVQRPDFVMADEPESGVDLENISLMGNSIARLLQKDLHIMNRQKSGLIITHTGHILNYIEADFGHVMIDGLIRCHGNPREILNVIKEKGYKECLACQQI